A part of Carettochelys insculpta isolate YL-2023 chromosome 1, ASM3395843v1, whole genome shotgun sequence genomic DNA contains:
- the LOC142001299 gene encoding claw keratin-like, whose protein sequence is MTCSSLCFPACGVARPSPVTGSCNEPCVRQCPDSEVVIQPSPVVVTLPGPIMSNFPQQSEVGAVGAPVVGAGYGGSFGAGGYYGYGGLYGGYGFGGPYGYGGLYGGYGFGGPYGYGGRFGYGGHCGYPGFYGYGGYGGYPGYNGYGGACGSGISCHRYRSGSCAPC, encoded by the coding sequence ATGACTTGCTCCAGCCTGTGCTTTCCAGCCTGTGGGGTTGCCCGGCCCAGTCCCgtcactggcagctgcaacgAGCCCTGCGTTCGCCAGTGCCCTGACTCCGAAGTGGTGATCCAGCCCTCCCCGGTTGTGGTGACCCTCCCAGGACCCATTATGAGCAACTTCCCTCAGCAGAGTGAAGTTGGTGCCGTAGGGGCACCAGTGGTGGGAGCCGGCTATGGGGGCTCTTTCGGTGCAGGGGGATATTACGGCTATGGCGGCCTTTACGGAGGATATGGTTTCGGGGGCCCATACGGCTATGGCGGCCTTTACGGAGGATATGGTTTCGGGGGCCCATACGGCTATGGAGGCCGTTTTGGTTACGGGGGACACTGCGGTTACCCAGGATTTTATGGCTACGGGGGTTACGGCGGTTACCCAGGCTATAACGGTTATGGGGGAGCATGCGGTTCCGGGATCTCTTGCCATAGGTACCGCAGTGGAAGCTGTGCACCATGTTAA